The sequence below is a genomic window from Chryseobacterium foetidum.
CTGCAACACTTTTTTTAAACTCTGGCAAGCCGGAAAACGGACCGTAGCTGAGGTAACCGTCTTTAATGTATTCAATAATTCCCTGCTCGATCACAGGCGACATTCTGAAGTCCGGATCAGCTGCCGTTAAAGGGATAATTCCGTCTTCCAGAGTTGCCCATCTGCCGTTGTAGGCCTTCCGTTTCAGAGCTTCGAAGTTGATATCCTTGTTTGTAAACATTGCTTATTTGTATGAAATGGGTAAAGTGTTTTTCGGCTGCTCGCTCAGCGGTAAAAGAAACTGATTCAGTAAAATTCGGCCATTGTTGATATGAATATCGATTTCAGGTCTTCTTTCTTCTTCATATTTTTTGAAGATTTCTTCAAGGTTGTTTCCTTCCTTTAAAAGATTGGTTAAAGTGAAAGAATCTTTCAGTGCAGAAGTTACGCCCTGACTTGTAAACGGAATCAGCGGATGTGCAGAATCACCGATAAATACTATGTTCTGGTGGTAGAAAGGATTCAGTTTTTCCAGTTCATAAACGCGCCAGATGTGTGCATTTTCGTAGCTTGATCTTTCAATAATTGATGTTAAAAGCTCATTCCAGTCGCCAAAGTTCTCAATCATAAACTGTTTTATGGAATCTGCATCATAATCTTCGCTGATGAAGTATTTGGTGATGTCAAACTGGCAATACCAAAGGATTTTTGTAGATGAAAGTTTTAATACTCCGAAAGTCAAACCTCCTTTTTCGTGGTGAAATTTAAGAAAATTACTTTCAATCCGGCTGGCGAGCTCTTCGTCTTCAATGATATTTACCACTTCGTTTTCCAGAACAGCGTTCATCGTTTCATCCTGAAATATTTTTCTTCTGATTCTGCTTCGCGAGCCATCTGATGCGACTACAATGTCGGCTTCTATTGTGTTGTTTTCATCAATTTCAATCTTTGCTTTTCCGTTTTCAAAACCTGTCAGTCCGATGGTTGTTTTGTAGGAAATTTTATCTGAAGGGATTTCGTTTGCGAGAATTTCAATCAAAGCACTTCTGGAAACCACAAAAACATCATCCAGTTCTTTTTCAGACATGATTTCGCCTGCCTGATTGTAGTGGATATATTTTTTCAGGAAACTTCCTCTTTTATAAAGCTCTTCGATGTTGATGATGTTTGAAAGAAACTCAATTCCCTCTTTTGGAAGGATAAAACCGTGACCTTTAAGGTCATTTTGAGTGCGTCTTTCGTAGAGATGATAGTCAATATTATTTTTTTCAAGATAATTTGCCATGCTCAAACCGGAAACTCCGGCTCCAATGATTGCAACTTTGCTCATCTTTTTTGATTTTATTGTATAGTTAGTTTTTTTTTAAATTAAATTAAATTCTAAATTGCAGTAAATCATTTATTAAAAACAAATAATTTCGCCTCGTAGACTTTGCAATTTTTGGAGAAAAGTTTTTATTGAATTAAAATATTTTCAATAAAAAAAACTAATATCAGAACGATATTTTTATAGAATAATAAGACTATTCCGGAGCCTTAAAAACATTGTCATCAGAGTGAAAACCTGCCACACCGCCGCTTACCGCAAATTTCATTGCCGTAGCTGCACTCATTCCCACAACGGGTTTGATGTTTTTTTCTTCAGTTACGATGACCCATCCTGAAATGGCATAAGAATGCGGAAGATAGACCGCGACATAATTGTCTTTCTGAACAACGTCCATTTCTCTCTGAGTTAAAAAACCGATTCTCCAGATTTCCGGATTTTCGTTGGTTTTTACCCAGACAGGATCGCTGAATTTCTTTTTATCGCCCACAAATGAAGACATCACATCTTTCGTCGGCGAGTAAATATGTTTGATTCCTGGGATTTTTTCTAAAAGTCTGTCGATAGAATCAACAAAAAAGCGACCTACAACAAATTTATTTCCTAAAAATCCAAGTAAAGCAGTGACTAAAAGAACGGAGATAAAAACCAACCCTGGAATCTGTTTTGCAACCGAAGGAATGATATTATCGATAGACGTAATCACCGACCAGATCACATAAATGGTAAGTCCGATAGGTCCAATGATAATCAGTCCCTGAAAAAAGTTTTTCAGGAAGATATTGGTTACGCTTTCAAATGTTGGTTTCTTCAATTCTGATATTTATCCGTGGATGCTTTCTTTGTTTCCGTAAGATTTGATGACTTTGGCTTCGTATTCCAGCCATTCTTCCCAGCGGGCATTTACCTGATCAGGATCACCCAGTTCTCTTGCAAAACCTATAAAAGTGGTGTAATGATTGGCTTCTGAAATCATCAAGTCTCTGTAAAATGTTTTTAATTCTTCGTCCTTAATGTTTTCTGTTAAAACTTTAAAACGTTCACAACTTCTGGCTTCGATCATTGCTGCAAAAAGCATCTTATCGACGATTAAAGTATCTCTGTGACCTCCCTTTTGAATAAAATTGACTAATTCATTAACGTAATCGTCTTTTCTGGTACGTCCAAAAGTATAGCCCCGTTTTTTGATGATCTCCAAAACCTGTCCGAAATGTTCCAGTTCTTCCTGCGCAATAAGCAAAAGTTCAGATATAATATCCGGACGTTCAGGAAGCATCGTAATCAGTCCGATGGCGTTAGTAGCGGCCTTTTGTTCGCACCACGCGTGGTCTGTAAGGATTTCCTGAAGGTTTCCTTCTGCAATATTTGCCCATCTCGGGTCGGTAGGAAGTTTCAGCTTAAACATGACTCAAAAATTTCGGTAAATTTAATTAATAAAATTAACATTGAATGATGCTAAATTTCTAATTTGAAAATTCCATGTAAAGTAAGTGGCATAGAGTTGGTTTACGCTAAGTTAACAAACAAAAAAATCAACGATGGAAATTGCAAAAATTACTAAAAAAATACAGAATTCTGCATTGGCAATCCTGGCTTTAATCATGAGCACATTTGCCTCAGCACAGGAAGCTGTGGATTCTAAAGTTACCACAACCACAAAAACCACACATACCGAAGAGTGGTACGCAGACCCAACTTACATTATTATTGGTGCGGTTCTGTTTATTATTCTAGTAGCCGCTTTGGTGATGGGTGGAAGAAGGAGAAGAGATTAACAATAACGATTTAATGAAAAACCGTTCAATTTTATTGAGCGGTTTTTTTACGTAAAAATTCTAATATATTCCATCCGAAAGCATCAAATTTCTTTAATCCTGCAGAAATAATAAAAGCTAAAATGACATTAAAAACATAAATAATGATCATTAAAAGCCACCACGGCATGGTTTCTTTCATGGGTACGACCAAAAAATAAATTAAAGAAGAGCTGATTCCCTGTCCGAAATAAAAGAAAATGGCGTTTTTGCCGATGTATGTGACGAAATTTTCTTTGGTGATTTTTAAACGGTTGTAGAAAACGAAAAGTGTTGTGAGCGAAAATAGAGACCAAATGATGTACGGGATTTTCGGCGGAAACTTCTGTTTGTTGATTTTAAAGAAAATATCATTTCCAAAATACAGAAACATCCAAACTAAGGCTGCTGCAACCAATCCGTAAAGAACGGGAATCATTTTAGCAGGAATTTGTTTGCCTTTCATTCTATTTGCAACGAGGAAGACGGTCATGTAAAATGCTACGTATCCAACTTGTCCGTTAGGATAAATTTCAGGAAAAATGTTGAATAATGATGTTAAAGCGATGCAGATTCCTATAAACCAGTTGACGTGTTTCGGGAAAAATTTTAAAATTAAAACTCCAAATACGGTTAGGATAAAATAAACTTTCAGATACCAGAAACTTCCCATTACCACAGGGAAAGTGTCGGCATTATTGTACTCGTGCAGGTACCAGTTCCCAAGATTCTGCCATTGCGGAACTGTTGAAATGCTGGTTGCAGCATATTTTGATCCGAAAGTAGAGTAGAAGTTTTGCAGCCACTCAAGAGAGAAAAAGGTGAGTCCGAAAATTTTAAAGAAATAGTCTAAAAAGAACAGCAGCGTCACAAAAATCATGTACGTTATCTGCAGTTTCAGTAACCGGTAAAAAGTTTTTTCGATGTTTGAGCCCGATGTAATTCCACTCAAAGCATAGAAAAGAGCAACATCAAAAACCAGTGAAAAGACTCTCACTTCCGGCTGAATATAAAACTGCCCCGACCAGAACGCGGTGTGGATGAAAATAATGGAAAGTGTCGCCAGACCTTTCGCAAAATCAATATAAAGATCTCTGCTCATCTCAATGTGGAATATTTTTCAAAAGTACAAATAAAATATTTCCGTTAAAATTTCGTTAAGACAAATATTAAATCAACAAATAATGAAATTAAAAATATTGTTACTAATGACATTTTTCGCTGTCATCAATCTTTCGGCTCAAGGAAACCGTTTTATTTACGAATACCAATCGAGAAGAGATTCTACGAGAACCGACAGTCTTAAAAAGGAGTTCGTAAATCTCGATATTTTGCCTGCGAAATCTTATTTCTACGGTCAGGCAAAATTTGCGAGTGATTCTGCAGATAACGTCTCGCTTGCTAAACAACGAAATGCGACACCGGGAATTTACACTTTCAAGTCTACTATTCAGGATTGGAATATTGAGTATGTTATTGAAAAATCTTATCCTGATTTTACTATGAAATGGTTTACTCAAATCGAACAAACCGATTTAAATGTGGAAGAAAAAACCGAAATTAAATGGAACATCTTACCGGAAACAGCAAAAATAGAAAATTACAACTGCCAGAAAGCAACAACAAAATTTGGCGGAAGATTCTGGGAAGCGTGGTTTTCCAAAGATTTGCCATTTCCCGACGGACCGTATAAATTTCATGGCTTGCCAGGTCTGATTGTAAAATTGGAAGATCAGACAAAATCACATCAGTTTCTATTAAACGGCAGCAAAAAATTAAAAAGCAAGGATGAATCCTGGGATTTGATTTTAGCCTTGAGAAAAGAAGCAGAAAATGAGACGAAAAGTGTGAAAGTTACACCCGAACAATATAAAAAGCTTTATTTATCCTATAAAAATGATCCTGCAAAAGATATTAAACTGAAGCTTTCAAGCCCGAATACCAGAATGGAAATTAGTTTTGGTGATGGCAGAGTAATTAAAGATAATGCCGAAATCATTAAGTATTATGAAGGAACGCTTTCGGAAAAATATAAGAACAATAATAATCAGCTGGAACTCAATTTGCATAAAAAATAGAAAATTTAGTCAAACCATCTTGTTAATCAATAAATAATCAGTACATTTGCACCTCGAAATAACTAAAAATTTATAAACAATGTTTGCAATTGTAGAAATAGCAGGGCTTCAATATAAAGTTGA
It includes:
- a CDS encoding GLPGLI family protein, whose amino-acid sequence is MKLKILLLMTFFAVINLSAQGNRFIYEYQSRRDSTRTDSLKKEFVNLDILPAKSYFYGQAKFASDSADNVSLAKQRNATPGIYTFKSTIQDWNIEYVIEKSYPDFTMKWFTQIEQTDLNVEEKTEIKWNILPETAKIENYNCQKATTKFGGRFWEAWFSKDLPFPDGPYKFHGLPGLIVKLEDQTKSHQFLLNGSKKLKSKDESWDLILALRKEAENETKSVKVTPEQYKKLYLSYKNDPAKDIKLKLSSPNTRMEISFGDGRVIKDNAEIIKYYEGTLSEKYKNNNNQLELNLHKK
- a CDS encoding DUF502 domain-containing protein — its product is MKKPTFESVTNIFLKNFFQGLIIIGPIGLTIYVIWSVITSIDNIIPSVAKQIPGLVFISVLLVTALLGFLGNKFVVGRFFVDSIDRLLEKIPGIKHIYSPTKDVMSSFVGDKKKFSDPVWVKTNENPEIWRIGFLTQREMDVVQKDNYVAVYLPHSYAISGWVIVTEEKNIKPVVGMSAATAMKFAVSGGVAGFHSDDNVFKAPE
- a CDS encoding FAD-dependent oxidoreductase, which encodes MSKVAIIGAGVSGLSMANYLEKNNIDYHLYERRTQNDLKGHGFILPKEGIEFLSNIINIEELYKRGSFLKKYIHYNQAGEIMSEKELDDVFVVSRSALIEILANEIPSDKISYKTTIGLTGFENGKAKIEIDENNTIEADIVVASDGSRSRIRRKIFQDETMNAVLENEVVNIIEDEELASRIESNFLKFHHEKGGLTFGVLKLSSTKILWYCQFDITKYFISEDYDADSIKQFMIENFGDWNELLTSIIERSSYENAHIWRVYELEKLNPFYHQNIVFIGDSAHPLIPFTSQGVTSALKDSFTLTNLLKEGNNLEEIFKKYEEERRPEIDIHINNGRILLNQFLLPLSEQPKNTLPISYK
- a CDS encoding acyltransferase family protein — translated: MSRDLYIDFAKGLATLSIIFIHTAFWSGQFYIQPEVRVFSLVFDVALFYALSGITSGSNIEKTFYRLLKLQITYMIFVTLLFFLDYFFKIFGLTFFSLEWLQNFYSTFGSKYAATSISTVPQWQNLGNWYLHEYNNADTFPVVMGSFWYLKVYFILTVFGVLILKFFPKHVNWFIGICIALTSLFNIFPEIYPNGQVGYVAFYMTVFLVANRMKGKQIPAKMIPVLYGLVAAALVWMFLYFGNDIFFKINKQKFPPKIPYIIWSLFSLTTLFVFYNRLKITKENFVTYIGKNAIFFYFGQGISSSLIYFLVVPMKETMPWWLLMIIIYVFNVILAFIISAGLKKFDAFGWNILEFLRKKTAQ
- the miaE gene encoding tRNA-(ms[2]io[6]A)-hydroxylase, producing the protein MFKLKLPTDPRWANIAEGNLQEILTDHAWCEQKAATNAIGLITMLPERPDIISELLLIAQEELEHFGQVLEIIKKRGYTFGRTRKDDYVNELVNFIQKGGHRDTLIVDKMLFAAMIEARSCERFKVLTENIKDEELKTFYRDLMISEANHYTTFIGFARELGDPDQVNARWEEWLEYEAKVIKSYGNKESIHG